Genomic segment of Gasterosteus aculeatus chromosome 4, fGasAcu3.hap1.1, whole genome shotgun sequence:
ACCTACTACATCTGCTGCTGTCATAGTGGTATTTTTTCCATcattaccgtattttccgcactccaaggcgcacttaaaagcctgttaattttctcaaacgaCCCTGCGcctttataatccggagcgccttatatatatggatcaattggttaaccGGTTGATCcgtactggttgtacacggcgctcaaggcgctctgccaaacaggccaaagctcgtctacgacgcaagatgctgagcggcgctcaagcgcgtgagatacagagcttgtttcagggcgcgtcggagaaacgaAGCTGTCGTTCTCACCGAGCGCTTCATGAGATTAaggagcgagagacggcgcccttttctctacagccGCTGAACCGTCTTAacgggggaaataagttattctaaaaggagcccgtggcaggcggcgcggctggagagcagcccaagatttaaggcgtggatggcgaggggggcggcgggaccggacgcacctcgcagcatccacccgccccgacgccaaacgtttgactgcagtatctgatgcgccttataatccggtgcgccctatatatgaaaaatgttctaaaataggttgttcattgaaggtgcgccttagaATCCGCTGCGctttatagtgcggaaaatacggtattctgcttcctcctctcaacAGATTCATCTTTCTGTCACCTCCTTTGAGCGTATTGTAAATCCATTACCTTGTCTATTCTCTACACGTTCCCTCTATTGCCCTTCTGGCCTCCCTGGGAGAGGaattcctcctctgcctccctcttgGGTTATACATATGAATTCATTGAATGAATAATTGAGTTTCTATCTGATTGCACCAAATGTTGTTTTCCCCTAAATAATTGACCGTCATCCTACTCGCCTAACTGCTActatttccctccctctcctgctgcaggatgtctttgagagagggatggagctCCATGCTAAAGTCACGCTGTTTGGAGAGGGCTGTCATGGCCACTTGGCCAAGCAGCTTTACAAGCAATTCAACCTGCGGGAGAACTGCGAACCGCAGACGTACGCCATCGGCCTCAAGGAGGTAGGTGGCATTCGGCTGCTCCTCATCACTCTGTGGCGTGGATTGGATTGCCTCTTTTGACCGCTAGAACCGGTCATTAGCTCGATTGGCGGCGAGTTCTTTTACAGCACGAACACGTTCCGTGTGAGTCGGAAAGTTTTaagtgtgtggttttttttttaggtgtggGCGATTGATGAGAAGAAGTGGCGGCCGGGCAGGACGGAGCATTCGGTGGGCTGGCCTCTGAACCGACACACCTATGGAGGATCCTTCCTGTATCACCTGAACGAGGGAGAGCCGCTGGTGGCCTTGGGCTTCGTGGTGAGTGGCTCAACATAAATTCTGTTAACGATGCAACCAGAGAAAACAACTGGTTGTCATTCAGAATCCGCTCCCAGATAAATATTCATTAGGTTGGCAGTCGGCACTGTGACTATATTTTATTAATCCTGCGGAGCATAAATAACTCGACTCGATATTTCTCTGTGAAAAAAATTTATTGCAGATTGTATGTCTGTGTGCTTACATCAAACATGTTATGTTGACACCCCTTAAAAACACGACATTCAGATGTAGTTTGTGGACAAGCATAAAAAGGCATCTCATTTATGTAAATGCAGACGCTCCGCTGTCAGCGATTACAGCTTCATAACTTTGTATTCATATCTCTGCCGCTCTGCACACATGCACCGGTCGctccctccttcttctgcaCAGTCTCTTCATCTGTCACACTGGTTTCGCTCAAAGACCTTTGTACTGGTACATAGTGCGCAGACCCGTCTGCCAGGTGCTGCCACTATTGCCATATTTGGAATATTTGCATTAAAAAGAACacatttaacaataataataaataataaatctcaGCTGAGCTCATCGACATTGCCTTacgcagtttgtgtgtttttaacaacaGTGAATAATAGttctaataatataataacagaGTATTTGAGTTCAGCCGTAATTTGAGCCCCGACAGCTTAAAGCTTGTTCTAGGTCGATGCCTCAAACGCAACACAGAACTTTAGAACGCACCCAAACACCCTCCTTCTGTGTTTAAGCCGGCGTTGCTTTTCCCGCTGCAGGTGGGTCTGGACTACAGCAACCCTTACCTGAGCCCCTTCAGGGAGTTCCAGCGCTGGAAGCATCATCCCTTCGTGGCGGCCACGCTGGAGGGAGGCACCAGGATCGCATACGGAGCCCGAGCGCTGAACGAGGGAGGATTCCAAGTATGTGTCTCCACCGCAGGGATTTCAGATTAGATTACACTTATGAGTACATTACAGAAAATGATCTGCCCTGAATTAGCAGCCAATTAATATGGCTGCTCGTTAAACCTTTTCATACTTTACCCGGTGACACGTAATTATGGGAAACGGCACGTCCAGTAAACTATGGATACACTGATGTCATATTTGCTGAATGCagcaaagtaaaacaaacaaacgtgccGCTCTCCACCTTCCTCGGCAGTCCATCCCGAAGCTGACGTTCCCCGGGGGGCTGCTGATAGGCTGCAGCCCCGGTTTCATGAACGTCCCAAAGATCAAAGGCACCCACACCGCCATGAAGAGCGGCATGCTGGCTGCAGAGGCCGTCTTCCCCAAGATCACAGCCGAGAGCCTGGATTCAGAGACGACAGGTAGAGAGTGAAACAACCGGCCCGCTCAGGGGCCCCAGTCGCTGCTTGTGTTTCCCTGCAGGAGCTCCCATTGGGCTCCGAGCTACTAAAGGCTGCTCAAATTGAGAAACCTTGGACAAAATTATACCACAGGGGGAAGAAATGATATTAGCTCTGAAGTCACGGAAGGGGAACGGGTTGAATGTCAGGCAGCAACATTTATCAGCCTTAAAGGTTAGTTCACTTTTTAATTTGAGGTTTCTAAGCAGCCCGAGATGTTGAAGATGtcaaaatgatgaatgaatttcTGTAGCACAGAGGTGACTTATTCACTTCTTCATTTCTATGAaggcattattttattttgtcaattCTCTGTAGCACAAAGACGAAACCGGGACTTTTAATGTAGaaattgttggtgttttttttgtgccacagtTTGAAGCGATCTGCCGCTGAAACTTTTGCCAGCGCTCACATTTTTTGAGATGGATGTAATTTAATGCGTTTTACCACAAACTGCCCTCTGGTTGATAAGGAAAGTCTGCTTGCctgagaaatgtttttaaaaagaatgttTCTTCCAATGGAAAATGATGAAATACAGTCATTCTAAATGTTTTCAGAGAAAGAATTTTTCAATTCTTTGCTGCTTTAAACGTGCAGAAAAGTAAACGCGATAACAGCAGAGCAGAAATGAAATTACCCTCcttctatttatttaaatttttcaAAATCCTCCCAGGCCTCCACGCACCCGAGTACGCCGAGACTTTGAAGAATTCGTGGGTGTGGAAAGAGCTTCATGCCGTAAGAAACATCCGGCCGTCCTTCCACAACTACTTTGGCCTGTACGGGGGCATGGCCTACACCGGCGTCTTCTACTGGATCTTCAGAGGGAAAGAGCCGTGGACACTCAAACACTGCGGTGAGGACCATTGTGCGGCCTGGTCTTCACCCCAGCAGGTCTTTCATCATCATTTAGCAGATCAGTAGGAACAAAGGGAGATGGAGACGGCGAGTAGCGACGGCCTAACGTCATATTGTTGACCTGCGAGAGTGAACGCGAttgtagtttaaaaataatatgcatgCTGTTGGGACCTTTACAATCGCGTAAGAAAAACCCACCATGGTCACTGAAATAACTTAAAAACTGACAAATAACGGAAGGGTAACCACCATTTCTCCAGGTGTATGTGTACACATACTTGTTGACTTGGTTTCATTCCCTCGGCTTAGGAGCCTGTTGCACACACCTCGTTCTCCTCACCTGGAGCTTCACTAAATGAATCTCCTACGTTTCTGCTCCCCCATGTGTTCGGCGTCAGAACTGCACGTTTATCTTCACTGCGTTTTAGATGAGGGTGAAAAACTCAGGAAACTACATAATGGCTCaaacacgttgatgatgacgacgggacgggacgggcgAGGAAGGAACCAACGTCAAACATCGACTGAAATGATCAATATAATCTgctgaaaatgtcaaaaagtctAGAGTTCACGTTACCTCAGCGGGGAAAGAGGACATTTCGTAACCGACTGCTCCGTCTGTGTCAGGCCTGGACGCCAACCAGCTGAAGCCGGCCAAAGACTGCACGCCCATTGAATACCCGAAGCCCGACGGCAAGCTGAGCTTTGACCTGCTGTCCTCCGTGGCCCTGAGCGGCACCAACCACGAGGGGGACCAGCCGCCCCACCTGACCCTAAAGGACGACAGCGTGCCCGTCAGTAGGAACCTTTCCATCTACGACGGACCGGAGCAGCGCTTCTGCCCCGCAGGTAACCGCTGTGAAATCACCACACGTCCCTGATCTCCTATTGGATAACGGTCCTTTCATTCTCCACGACTAATATATCTCACTGTTAAGCCTGTGTTTTGGTATGAAAAAGCACAACGCCTATTGTTTTAATGTGAATTAACTCCACAAATTAAAACTAAATCCCAAGTTAATAACTGGTGAGTGCAAACGTATTCTGAGCAAATTAATCAACAATGAAAGATATCATTAGTTGCTTCCCTAAATGTAATTTATCCCTGGATAGAAATGACCTTTCATAGTTTGGTCTCTGCAGGCTGTGATGTTCATACCATACTGGAATTATGGGGCTTTATTTAACAGAACTTCTCAGATGAAATTCATTCATCAGCAGCTTGATTTGGAGATGATAAACAAAGAAATGCCACCGGTCACCAACAAGTCAACACTTCAGCTTTCAGGCTCAGTGCCAATGAGActctttaaacctttttttagtCTTGAGTGTTCATTGTTTGTGCAGGTTCTCCAGGTGAAGTGTCATTTTAGCAGCTGTCCTGGTAACTCGGAACCGGTTCTTCATCAGAGTCTCACGCGTGACTTGTTCCGTTCCTGATAGTTTCCCCTCTTGATGCTCATTGGTCATCCTGGTTTTCTCCCAGGTGTGTACGAGTACGTCCCCCTGGAAACCGGAGATGGGATGCGACTGCAGATAAACGCGCAGAACTGTGTCCACTGTAAGACCTGCGACATCAAGGACCCGAGCCAGAACATCAACTGGGTGGTGCCTGAAGGCGGAGGCGGGCCGGCCTATAATGGAATGtgaacatctttgttttttttaatcttttgtgtTTAGGAAGACGTTATTGTGCATTCAAAGTTGCAAATGTGCCTGAGTATGGAACAAAAAATAGCAATGGTTTCTCCAAAAAGTGCGATTTTAGAAATTGGTGTGATTTGGCATTGAAATATATTCGATTCATACAGTGAAATGAAACTGTAGCATAACACAGGACCCTAAATAACTGAAGCAGTTATTAAATCACTGCTGTAAAATCAACACTATGGGCATTTGAAGTAGTTTAAAAGATGAAATGGCTCTTTATTTGCACTTGATCATCTGCAATAGTTAATATATTTCCTTCAACACGTTTCTTGGAAAAGAACAAATTGAATTCATATCAATTTCACCCAAAGTATTGTACATAGAACCATTAGATGATAACATCACAGTAATGAATAAAGAACTTGAaggttatcttttgttttattgacttctgtaacaaaataaaaagacacgTTGCTGAGGGTAtcaaatgaaaacaggcacagCTTTGCTCAACTACTCGTGAGGCCCAGTGACGTCAGCCATGCATCACACCAACGCTCGACATATTCATTACAGTGGAGGCGCTTGTCACAATAAGACAGGTCAAAGCTTACAACAGTTATTCCCTTAACACAACAAACAGTGAGGAAAACATGAAACGCCTCAACGTGTCACCTGCTTATGGCCTCGTCGTCAAGGAGCAGCTTCCCACGCAGAGATGACTTCAAACATCGGGAAACGTTACGAGAATACGTCGCGTGCTCACGCAAACATTTTGGCATagattttcttctctttctccttctcttcctgaaTCTTGAGCTGAACCCTCTTCAGCTCGTTGATGATAGCtgttgaaagaagaaaacaggtgGACTGATGAACGGGGTGCAGTGTGTCCACGTTTCAAACGTTCATCGGTTACACGTGATGCAGAGGAGAGCTCCAGATGTGCAGCACAAGAAAAAGTGAGGAGGGATCGGCAAACCATTAcagggttcttgcaccatttcaaaagtcaaatttaatgctttttaagacctcaccaaatataatttaagagccaaaaatgtcacaatttctttggaatacgcaatttattgcctcctacaatggaaatcaaaactttttttcaaattaggagACAGTATAATAACTGAATTTggggaacatggcagcaaagacgccacgtatgtcatcattagatttaaatgaattgtgccTCGTCACAGTATGGAGAACCCACCGtacctctgccttttgggtGTCTGGCGTTGAAATGAAACCTGTTACAGCCGACTGAGAGGTGGCGTGTGAACTTGTTAGGTCGCGctgcaaacaatgcagggattaacctggccccgctatggctagctgctgcaacgtaccgctggtgctttcctcctttcatgtgcgactcgacggctttgagccccgtggtccctaatgaaaaggtctttttgcagCTTAAACATTCTAAATGGAAGAAGTCATCAGTTTGCATCCTGAGAGGTCTAATCGAGCTGATTACTTTGTTAGCATGCTGCTTACAAAGAACACGAGGACTCATTTCCCCCAATAAAGTTCCATTAGGAGGAACAAGAGGACGTCTCTCCTGCCGCCAGGGATCTTTTTCCCCTTAATGAGCTTGCATACATAATACATGGGAATATAATATGCACGCAATGTTAAatagaaggaggggaggggggggggggggtatctgcAGTATTCTTGATAACGGTGACGGCCGGACAACTAAAACGTGTGATCAAGACGAGTCTCACCTTTGTCTTCTGGAGCGATTCCCTGAGCTTTCTTCAGATCAACCTGAAGGGTGCAGAGAAGCATTCGGTGAGTAACGTGGAGCTCAGACTGCTCCGAATACCAAACATCTCGAAGGTGAACGCGTCTGGACATAAATAGAACGGTCTGCTGGACTTGGTAATAATACATGTGGGATTTAAAGatggaggtgtttgtgtggatgCTACCATGGCGTTGCCGTTTTCCTTTAAGCCCTGCCAGGCCTGAGCCCTCCGGAAAAGGGCCTTAGTGTTGGCTGGGTTCAGCTCGAGAACCTGTAAACAcgacagaaaacagaaaaacacatcaggAATTGTTGCAGGGGCACGCTGgcggcgccgcccccccccccccccacaaacaaaGGTACCTCATTGCAGCTGTCAACGGCGTCCtgccacagctgcagcttcaggtTACATGCAGCCGTGTTGAGGAAGCAGCTAAGGGCGGTGGGCACCAGCTTCTgctgcgcctcctcctccagcaggtccCCACTCACCTCCAGGTACCTGCACAGGTAAACAGAAGCAGAGACATGGCTCATCGTTGGTGACAGACTGGGAGCAGTTGGACGCCTTCGCTTCTTAAAGTCTCAtttttgtaaaacacacacaaacctgagGGCTTTGGTATATTTGCCGACTGCAGCTTTCCATTCTTGGCCCTTAAACAGATTGTTTCCAATGTTCTTCACATCCTCGGCGACAGCCAGAACTTTGTCAACCTGAAAGCAACGAGCAGAAAACAGGATCAGGCCGGTTGTAAACAAAGCGTTCAGTCCTTCATGTCCAACACTAAAAGGCCTGCAGTCCAGCATCCCTCATGTTTCATCATCCTCCCTCATGCCTCCCCATGTCTACTGTTTGCAATCTGCAACACGTCCTGCATCCCTGTATCCATCTTCTCATTTTCCAAAAATGCCAGAGGTATTTACAACGAGCCCGCAGAGCTGCCCGATGCATTCTGCTCAAGTTCCTTCAAGCTCAAAGAGCTCACCAATACTTACATCTTTTAAGTCGAGGTCAGAGTCCTCGGGGAAGTCTGGGTGGACGTCTCCGGTTCCATCATTCGGCCCGTAGCCCAAGCCGTCCTCCTCTGTGTAGCTCCCACAGTCCGCTATCACGCAGGGCTGCAAACAAAAGACATTAGAAGATATTTAGACAGAATTAATGTTCATGTGAATGCAGAGTGTCATCGATCTAAAGTGGTTGTGAAGGTCAAAAATAATGATCCTCCTTTTGTACCAAGTGTCCTACTGGTTTTGAATATACTATGgaagcaaagaaataaaaaacaaaacagacaccaACACCTGGAAGTAACGCCATAGTGGAAAAACACGTTTCATTACGGGtaaatgttttgtgtctcatttAACACATTTACCTTTACAGGAGCGTCCTCATTGGTTTCAAGGGACTCCAGCATTTTAATGACTCCGATCCCATTCAGCACTTGGCCAAAGACCACATGCTTGCCATCCAAGTGCGGGGTGGGGACGGTAGTGAGGAAGAACTGCGAGCCGTTGGTGTCCGGCCCGGCGTTGGCCATGCTCAGCAGACCCGTTTTGTCGTGCTGCACAAAGAAGGAAATCAGAATTGGACACAACGCGGCACTgctgacacacagaaacaggaaacaaTTGTAGCGACAGGGATGTTTGATTGTTTCTCTGTTATTCAGAAGCAAGAGGGATCCGTCCCCTGGTCTCCTTTAGATAGCGACAGTGACGGAGAAACCAGGCATAGTGACCTTTGAGTGTTGGACCGACGTATCTAAAGAGTTTACCTTGTAGTGGAAGTTTTCATCCTCAAACTTCTCCCCATAGATGCTCTCACCCCCGGTGCCATTGTGGTTGGAGAAGTCCCCTCCTTGGATCATGAACTTCTTGATgactgaccaaaaaaaaaaccacagtgGCACAAATTACAGATAAACCAGACTGAAAAACTAAAAGTTAATAGACCACTGAGCCTGTTAAATGATGTTAGTTACTACAGATTGtataaatgataataattactaaatatattttaatatattcagCATACACCTGCAGGTTAAAGAATCTATTTTGATCATTTCTATCACACTGAGTCTCTTTAAAATTTGGAGTGACGCCGAGTGTGAAAAGTGGTCAGTGGTCGGATCCTTTTTACATGACGGCACAAGACGATTTCTTCCTCATTCATTCCATGTAACggtaaatgagtatcttcatgaacACGTGTTTGCTGTCCACCGGAGGAACTGACCACCCAACCTACCACcaaccacttttcgcactcggcgcTGCTGAAAATTTGGCCATGTATGCAATTTGAATTGTTTTGGATGTTGGTGAATTAACACTttaaaagtgcttttttttttcaagacatCAGAAGGTAAATAACTCAAGATCCTCCCAACGGCTCACTGCACGTTGAGCCCCATCTACACATATGAACCCTCCGGCTgccctttcaaagtaaaaggtcCCTGTGCAGGTGATTTACTTCTGTGGAACGGGCATCCTTTGAAGTGCAGAGGCTTCCCGGTGGATTTGCCGAGCCCTTTCTCCCCGGTGCACAGCGCCCGGAAGTTCTCCGCAGTCTTGGGGGTGATGTCGGCGAACAGCTCCAGGACTATCCGGCCGGCTGCGTgcggagaaagaagaagaaaaaaaaaagtgcaacttTATCGTACAAGTTTAGACAAATATGCGGAAGTTGATGacaacaacatgaaacaaaTCCTTGGCGCGTTACGTTAAGTTTACTAGAACAAAGACTACGTGGGGCAGAAGATTGGGGTGTTTATGAAGCGTTTTATATAGAAGGCCTCGTCGGTCTGTTGCGTTTGGGTTCATTCTTTAATGAGCCACTTGAAGTGATGCTACGCTTCTACCTAAAGCTACGATACAAAGTCACGCTAGACAACACAACCACACGTGGTTAAACGCACTTTCACGCGCTCTGGACGCCGTGGAACATTAACGCCACCGTTAGCTCACATGCGACATCAGcgggctacacacacacacaccgattaATGCCCCGGCTTTGTTTTCTCCGGGGTACCGTTAACTCCTCCGGCGGCCGCCAGCGCCGCTTAATCACTTCACCGTTACGAGTCAGGGGCTGTGCTAAGCTAAAGGGGCTAGCGTCAACGGTCAACGGTTAAACAAAAACCGACATTAAAATAGAAATGTGCTGACCTTTTTCTCCATCAATGTCTACGTCGAGGAAGACGCGAGGGTTTGCGGGGTTTGAAGGCTTTTCGGACGGTACTGGGTGAGACATTTTAAGGACAGGGCGATTTTAGACACTTGTTTCGGCTAACCAGCTAATCCCGGCCGGTGTAACGTTACTACTGGAGCGGGTTGAGCGAAGGGTGGATCACTTCCGGTGgaaccctttcaaaataaatcgtCCTTTGGTGGAGAATTCTTTGGTGTTAAAACAAAACGGTCTCGATAACTAGACACGTGTTTGTTTTAGCTTGGGAACCAAGCAAGAAGAAACTCGAAATCTCGCCTGTACAGTCATTTTTTGTGTGCGATTGAGCTCTTCCACAAAGCTTCCGGTTGtgcttaattaaaaaagaaaatgagtcaAAGGGCATaaaagtcaaaagtttggatcaTGAGAGTACATCCGGGTGGAAGTGCTTTAGCTATTCTAAAGATATAGATAAGAAGATAGAAAAGCAGTTTAGAATATTAATATTGCACAAAATTGAATTTTGT
This window contains:
- the etfdh gene encoding electron transfer flavoprotein-ubiquinone oxidoreductase, mitochondrial produces the protein MFPASRYSSKAHRCIRALQTVQVEHAAPQLYATLNTRRTCSSVSTPRITTHYTVHSRDKDSRWEGVEMERFADEADVVIVGGGPAGLSAAIRLKQLANEHEKELRVCLVEKASQIGAHTLSGACLEPSALTELIPDWKERGAPLNTPVTEDVFSILTEKHRIPVPILPGLPMVNHGNYIVRLGNFVRWLGEQAEELGVELYPGYAAAEVLFHEDGSVKGIATNDVGISKDGSPKDVFERGMELHAKVTLFGEGCHGHLAKQLYKQFNLRENCEPQTYAIGLKEVWAIDEKKWRPGRTEHSVGWPLNRHTYGGSFLYHLNEGEPLVALGFVVGLDYSNPYLSPFREFQRWKHHPFVAATLEGGTRIAYGARALNEGGFQSIPKLTFPGGLLIGCSPGFMNVPKIKGTHTAMKSGMLAAEAVFPKITAESLDSETTGLHAPEYAETLKNSWVWKELHAVRNIRPSFHNYFGLYGGMAYTGVFYWIFRGKEPWTLKHCGLDANQLKPAKDCTPIEYPKPDGKLSFDLLSSVALSGTNHEGDQPPHLTLKDDSVPVSRNLSIYDGPEQRFCPAGVYEYVPLETGDGMRLQINAQNCVHCKTCDIKDPSQNINWVVPEGGGGPAYNGM
- the ppid gene encoding peptidyl-prolyl cis-trans isomerase D; this encodes MSHPVPSEKPSNPANPRVFLDVDIDGEKAGRIVLELFADITPKTAENFRALCTGEKGLGKSTGKPLHFKGCPFHRIIKKFMIQGGDFSNHNGTGGESIYGEKFEDENFHYKHDKTGLLSMANAGPDTNGSQFFLTTVPTPHLDGKHVVFGQVLNGIGVIKMLESLETNEDAPVKPCVIADCGSYTEEDGLGYGPNDGTGDVHPDFPEDSDLDLKDVDKVLAVAEDVKNIGNNLFKGQEWKAAVGKYTKALRYLEVSGDLLEEEAQQKLVPTALSCFLNTAACNLKLQLWQDAVDSCNEVLELNPANTKALFRRAQAWQGLKENGNAMVDLKKAQGIAPEDKAIINELKRVQLKIQEEKEKEKKIYAKMFA